TGGCATTTCTTAATATTCTAGAATCTGAAGCAGAGCCTTCCCGACCAACAAGCATGTATTGAAAATTCATATCAAAATCTACCACAGCAAGGACATTTTGAGAAAGAACTCGTTTACGATTTCTATATCTTGGTTGATCTTCCATAGAAATAAATGCATGAATATGAGTTCCATCGATAGCTCCAATGCAATCCTTCAAAAACTTACAATAGTTTTATGATATTgcacaaataattaataatattgtTAATAATTGTAGAATGTAATACTAAATACTAACCTTGTACCAAGGATAGAAAAGTGGATTAGATGATATCTCTTGCGGGACACCTTTTCCTGCTTGCTTGACATAGTATTTTCCTAATCGTAGACAAGCTTTCAAACACTTGTTAAAATAACGGCTAATCGTTCCTCCTGAATGTTGAAAACGATTTTTATGACTCTATTCCTTTCATTATGAGCTAATGTAAACAAAAATATGGCCAATTGTTCCTCAACTCTAACCGTTATTGAATTAGTTAATAGACTTCTTATTTTCATCTCATTTGCAAGTTGTAAGAAACATCTGACATTCATACATAGTAGGTCATAGCATCCACAAGAATGTCCTTCAATCAAATCTTTAATAAACTCTTCTCCAGTTAAAATTGAGCGgtgcactcttttcttttggtcCAATACCTAAATATTTTCCAATAATGCTAACTAAAAGCACACATTTTGCAAGAAACATCATGAATTGGTCTTCATTTGCCATCCTATATGAcaggaaaaaattaaaatttacaaCTGTAATAGCATAAGAGAAAACATTAtgctttcaaaaataaataagataaGTGTAGGTCCATGGAGCTCATTGTAGCAATTAATGAAAAAGAACAAAATAGGAAGAAGCTATACAAAGCATTGATGGActaaatgtaatgacccgaccggtcgttttgagcttttgcatttcgctcgcTAGTACTTgagcatgacttgccccgtgtgatgcaatatgacttatgtaaatcgttggtgttgggtttcaggttaatcagaatttaatttggaagaatagtctcagttgaaagcttaaaatttgaaaggtttgaccaagatttgacttgtgtgtatttgatctcagattggattttttatgatttggttagctccgttaggtgatttgtgacttaggagcgcgatcggaatggattttggagttgtagagaagattaggcttaaattggcaaaaTCAATATTTTGGCGGTTCTAGttgataggcaagattttgatatagggtcggaatggaattctgagggTGAcaatagcttcgttgtgtcatttgggatgtatgtgcaaaattttaggtcattcggacgagatttgatagatttttttatcgaaagcataatttaagagttcttagaGTTCTTAGGGTTAAATCCTATGTTAAAttagtgattgatgttgttgtgagcattccggagttttgaataagtttgaacgatgtcatgagatgtgttggtataattggtttgaagttctgggagttccgggtaggtttcgggtaggttccggaatgttttagaccaaaaatcatagctgtaaaaggtccagaagggttgcaggcctcggaacccacccacgcagtccgcacaaaaagagTGCAGCtgcggtatgtgctgtgcggaccgcacaaaaagaagtgcggttGAGGTAgatgctgtgcggaccgcacaaaatgctgtGCGGCTGCAGTGGAGAActtttcactggtcctacttcagaagctcatatcttttgatttacaaggaattttgagttgatttaaaaataaaatttgtagcccttcgtgtctagtttccaaaaaggtaatgatatcacaatttggacatctgtgacgaaagttatggccaaagaACTAAAGCCTGTTACTGTAGAGGAAAACCTTTGCggcgcggtcatttttgtgcggaccgcggtcgattttgtgcggtctgcggagGTGGagatctgtggggtactctataaatacgaggttttgagttttatttgatattttgacctacagagctcggattttggcaatttttggaaggtttttcaagaaattcatcggggtaagtgattctaactcagattgggctagagtacatgaatctatcattgaattcatcgttcaattcgtgatttgggatggaatttgggaagaaaattgtgaaatcttccaaaaatataatatgatgatttgaaggaccaaatggtatcagaattggataattttcgtatggatagactcgtgagagtataatgattctagttttgtaaattttgtcaaattccgagatgtgggctcaggggtcgggtttgaccaatttctggaattttgtggtaattcgattatttttgcttgggctttgttcccttagcatattgtggtgtattcgttctgattttggatagattcgacgcgcgtggaggccaattcgatgggcaaaggcatcgcgagttagagatttagccggttcgaggtgagtaattattgtaattgatgctctgagggtttgaaactccggattgcacatcatagtgctatattaagatgaggcacatgcttgatgacgagtgtgggg
Above is a window of Nicotiana tabacum cultivar K326 chromosome 8, ASM71507v2, whole genome shotgun sequence DNA encoding:
- the LOC142163156 gene encoding uncharacterized protein LOC142163156, producing MANEDQFMMFLAKCVLLVSIIGKYLGGTISRYFNKCLKACLRLGKYYVKQAGKGVPQEISSNPLFYPWYKDCIGAIDGTHIHAFISMEDQPRYRNRKRVLSQNVLAVVDFDMNFQYMLVGREGSASDSRILRNAIWERSSNKLKIPTRKYYIVDAGYANTKGLFSTLSCKHMEEEIEDFHNLDGIDSDSDDEEFGQGPTDIDKQYMCNLRDGIAHQIWNARSIR